In the Sedimentisphaera cyanobacteriorum genome, CGTCCAGCTTTTGGCCTCTTCGAAATCGTACTTATCAGTAACCGGATCGGGGCTTGTTAGCAGGCCGATAGAAAGGGCTGCCGAATCGCCTGAAAACCTGCCCTCAGAGCTGATAAAATCATTGCGTATGCCTGTAACCTCATCCTGACTTTCAATATCGATTCCCCAAATCTGCGTTTTCTTCACCTGTCCTCTGCCTATCAGCACAAGTCCCTGGGCGTTTAGCAGGCCAGAGGCCGCCTTAACGCCCTCAATATCTTCTATTCTGCCGGTGAGGGTTTTGAAGTCTGAAATCTGAAGGGATGGATGAGGCCTTATAACAGCATCGCCCATCGAATCGGATGCCCCTTTTTCAACCGCCTCAATAAAGCCGCTGAATACAGAGCTTATAGACACAAGCAGTCCGCAGCTCAGCGCTACTGCAAGAACGCTGATTACCACAAGGCGAACTTTCAGCAGATATCGCAGACAAAGCAGGTATTTCAGCATCTGTTTTCCTGCATCCTTATATTAATGCACCCGCTGTCCGGGCTTTGCGCCGCTGTCCGGGCTGAGCAGGAATACTTCTTTCCCGCCCGGCCCCGAGGCCGCTACCATGCCCTCAGAGACGCCGAAACGCATCTTGCGAGGTGCGAGATTCGCAACGCATACCACCAGCCTGCCTTCGAGTTCTTCGGGCTTGTAGGCCTTGGAAATGCCCGCGAATACGTTTTTAGTTATTCCGCCTATATCCAGCTCGAGATGGAGCAGTTTATCCGCACCTTCCACGTGCTCTGCCTTTTTAATCTCAGCAACGCGAAGGTCAACCTTCATAAAATCATCAAAACTGCACTCCGGAGCGAGCGGCTCATCGAGCTGATTCTCCTGCTGCTGGGTCTGCTGGGCATCTTGGCTGTTTTTCTGCTCTGATTTAGATTCTTCAATCATAGCTTCTATATTCTCCTTTTCGATTCTGTTCATCAGTCTTTTGAATTTATTCACCTCGTGCCCCTCCGGAAGTATGCCCAAATCTTCAAGTCCCTGCTCCTCGCAGCCGAGAATCTTTTCAAGCTTTTCAGAGAGCTTCGGAACAACCGGCTTAATGTAAATATTCAGGGCATTAACCGCATTAACAACGGCAGTGAGGGTTTTGAGCGTCTTTTCCTTATCTTCCTTTACGGTAATCCATGGCTGCTGCCTGTCGAAATATCTGTTTACGTTTCCGGCCAGATTCACTATCTGCCTTACCGCCTGAGAAAATTTAAGCGTTTCATAGCTCTGAGCGATTGAATCTTTCGCCTGAAGTATCTCATTTACCATCTCCCTGCCTTCTTCGTCCATTTCGCCGAGCCTGCCGCCGAGCTTCTTTTTGAGCATCGGTACAGACCTGCTTGCAAGGTTAACCAGATTCCCGATAAGATCGGCATTCACGCGGGACTGGAAATCCTCGAGGCTCAGGTCTATATCCTCCACCCCGTCGCTGAGCTTGCAGGCATAGTAGTACCTCAAATACTCAGGGTTCAGGTGCTTCTGGAATGTTTGGGCTTTTATGAACGTGCCTTTGCTCTTGCTCATCTTCTCCCCGTCAACGGTGAGAAAACCGTGTACGAAGAGCTTATCTGCAATCTTGTTTTCGCTGCCCATCAGCATTGCAGGCCAGAACAGGGCATGGAAATACATTATGTCCTTGCCGATAAAGTGATAGAGCTCCCAGTCCGGGCTGTTCCACACCTGATTGAAATCAAAGCCGTTCTTCTCGCACCAGTTCTTGCAGGAGGCCATATACCCGATCGGGGCATCGAGCCAAACATAGAAGAATTTGTTTTCCTCGCCCGGAATTTTAAAGCCGAAGTAAGGCCCGTCTCTGGATATGTCCCAGTCCCGCAGGCCGGCCTCGAACCATTCATCAAGCTTTTTCAATACCGATGGATGCGCATGGCCAGAGGCGAGAACCTCCTTGAGCTGCTTTTCATAATCGCCGAGGCGGAAGAAGTAGTGCTTGGAGGTTTTGGTAGTCGGCTCGCCCCCGCAGATTGCGCAGCGCGGGTTTGTCAGCTCGGTAGGGGAGTATGTACTCCCGCATTTATCGCAGGAATCGCCGTACTGCTCTTCTGCTCCGCATTTCGGGCATTTGCCCACAATGAATCTGTCCGGCAGAAACATCGAGCAGCTCTGGCAGTATGCCTGCTCCACTTCCCTGGTTTCAATAGAGCCTTTCTCTTTGAGCTTGAGGAAGATATCTTCGCTGAGCTGCCTGTTTTCCTTGGAGTGGGTGGTGTAGTAGTTCTCGAATTCCACGCCGAATGAGCTGAAATCATCTTGGTGTTCGCCGTGTACTTTTTCGATGAGCTGTTCGGGCTTTATGCCCTGCTTGCGTGCGCTGAGCATAATGGGCGTTCCGTGCGTGTCGTCTGCGCAGAAGTACAGGCAGCGATTCCCGCTGAGCTTCTGGAAACGCACCCATATATCCGTCTGGATGTATTCTACAAGGTGTCCGATGTGGATAGGCCCGTTTGCGTAGGGCAGGGCGGATGTAACTACAATGTTTCGGGGCATATATAACCTCTGATTTCGCTGAAATTCATTTAATTTTGCTTTGTGATTCTATCATTCGTTCTCGGCAGTCTCAGAAGGTGTTTCATCCTCCCCTTCAGACTGGGCGTTCTTCTCGCCGTTTTTACGCCAGTTCTTTGCCTTCCTGCTTTTGCCTTTTCCGCCTTTTCTGCCTTTTCGGTTTTGGGATTTATTCCCGTTTTGCTTTTCTGAATCGCCTCGGTTTTTTTCTTCCTGCTCTCCTTCGCCGCCGGTCTTTTCCGAGCAGTTCTGCTCACGTTCGTTTTTCCCTTCGGCTTTTGTATCGCTTCGGCGGGGACTTTGCTCAGACTGCTGCTGTTTTTCTCTTGCAGCCTCCCTTGCAATACGAACCTCTTCGGGCATCTTCTCAAGCACCTCCACCTCATCAGCGGGCAGAGCTTCCATCTTCCCGTCTTCATACTGAATCTGCAAAATCTGAGTAAGGATTTGATAATCTATCACTCTCCCGTATCCTGCTGGAGTTTTCACCCAGCTCTGCCTGTTGGGCAGTTCTTTCTTGAGCTGCTGATAGGTCTTGTCTTCGTATCTCAGGCAGCACCTCAGCCTTCCGCAGTGTCCGCTGATTTTGGATGGGTCGAGAGTTGCTTTCTGGGTTTTTGCCATTCGCATATTCACCGGCTTGAGGATCTTGAGGTATCTCCTGCAGCAGCATTCCTGTCCGCAGGTTTCGATATCGCTGATAAGCCTTGCCTCGTCTCTGGCTCCGATCTGGCGCATTTCGATTCTTGTCTGGAATTTCTGAGCAAGCTGCTTTACCAGCTCCCTGAAATCCACACGTCCGTCTGCGAGGAAGTAGAAAACGATTCTCTCGCCTCCGAAGATATGCTCGAAATCCACGATTTTCATTTTTAACCCGAGCTTATCAACGTATTCACGGCAGATCTTGAGCTCCTCGCCGGCCGAGTCGCGCACGTGCTGGGCTTCGTTTATATCCTGAGCTGTTGCGATTCGCACAAACTCCCCTCCCTCGGCCAGCGGGTAGTCCTGATGGTCGAGTTCGAAGTATTCCTGCAGGGTGTTGAAGTTGCCCTTGAAATTCCCGTGCACGTATGAGCTGTTCGCTCCAACAAGCTCGCCTAACTCGAGCCCGCGTTCGGTCTTTATGATAACTTTCGTTTTTGTCTTCGGCAAGCTCTGCTCGCTGTGGCTGAACCATCCGAGAAATCCGAGTTTGCCGTATCGGACAAGCATCCTTTTGGTATGTTTATTGTGTGATCTATCTGTCATAATTATGCTTCTGAGCCTTGCTGTCTAATTGTAATACTGCCGCTATCCCGAATGATAGTTGGGCGTGAACAATAATTTCATTCTTTTGTTCGGGCGAAGTTTATCAGAATATCCTCAAAAATCAATTTTTCATTGACATAGGAATATATCATCGAGATGCTCGAGTTGATATCTTCAACGAGCCTTGAGGCCTGATAGGGGTCGAATTTTTCGCTCAGAGATGTAATCACTTCAGGCTGGTCGTGATTTATCAGATCCCTGCTGCCCGCTGCCAGCTTCATCGCATCTGCAGCTGCGGACATAATCATATTGAGAGTTATAGTCTGTGCCTGCCGTTTTAGGCCTGCCTTCCCTTCTGCGCCGCTGGTTTTCCCAAGAGCGCCGGCTATTTCTCCCGAACGCCCCCCAAGCCATTCAGCCAGCTCCACAGCGTCTGCAAGGGTAAAGGATTCGAGCTTCTCGAGCAATTCTTTCTTGATTGAATAGCATTCTGCCTCGAGGCTGCTCAGTTCAATACTCCTTCCGAGACTTCCGGAGGTGAATCCAGACCAGAAAACTGCTTCCTGCCTGTCTATTCCCCTGCCTTCAAGCTCGCCGGCGATTATCTCTCTATCCACGGGGGCGAAGTTGTACACTTGGCAGCGGGAGAGTATCGTTTCAAGCAGGCGGTCTGTTCTGGTGCAGATAAGGATTATGATGCAGTGGGGCGGGGGCTCTTCAAGTGTTTTCAGGATGGCGTTCTGGGCGCTTTGGTTGAGTTTTTCAGACTCGCTCAGCACAAACACCGTTTTATGCGCCAGCTGAGGTTTTTTGCCTGCCTTGTCAACGAAGAATTCACGTACTACGCTGATTAGAAACTCGCTCGGGGATTTTTTCCTTATTTCCGGAATCTCAGAATATTTGTTCAGCTCCTTGTATATGTGTTTGAAGTCCGGATGGCTGCCCGATTCGAAAAGCCTGCAGCTTCTGCACTTCCCGCAGCTGTCCTGAAAAGGCCTGCCGTTCTGCTCTGATTTCTCGGGGCTCTCGCAAAGAAGCAGTTTTGCGATCTCGCCTGCGCATTTGAACCGCCCAACCCCGTCTTGGCCGGCGAAGATAAAAGACTGCCCGACCCTGCCGGCATTGAGACTGTCTTCAAAGGCGGTGATTATATGATTCTGGCTGTGTATATCTCTTAAACTCAAGCTTTTAAGCCCTGTTAATTCTTTTTTTAGAACCGCAATTGTATTCAATTGCCTCATTTTGAAAATAAAAACATTTCAAAAACTATGCACTGATGCCCTGCTTTGATTCGAATAAGCCTTCGCTAAATAAGTTGACTGTCAAACCCTTCAGTATATAAGTGATAATTAGCGGTAAACAGAAGATTATTACCCCTTATTGCGTTTCAGTGTTATTGAAGGCCGAAAAATCCTGTCGCTCTCAGGGTCTTAAATGTCTGCCGTGTACGACAATATTTTCCGGCAAAACGCAAATCTTAATGCTGCAATGCTTTGCAGAATTTATTCTCTATTTACAGAGCCAGCGGTTCGCTGCTTAATAATGCAGCGTCGTACAGCGGTGTTCGCCGTGGCGAACCCGCTAGGATAGCGAAACGTGAAGAGCCGGCGGTAAGCGAAAAATCTTTTCTAAAAGAATGCCTAGCGGGTCCGCCACGGCGAACTCCGCTGTAATATGAAGAGTCTATTCGTTGTGTCGGCTTAGCGGGCGGCTTGTGCCGCACCGCTGTAATATGAAAAACTTTCCCCTTATCATTGCCTTGAACTTTAAAAATATCCCCCTTAGTGCTTCTTAGCGCCGCTCAGTGGCTGAAATATCTCAGTGCTGCTCGTGGTTTAAGCCAATCACCCGCCCAAAAATCTTTCTCCGCCTTTTCCTTATCAAATATCTATCCTGTCAATCCTGTTAATCCTGTCTAAAAAATCCCCTCCGCTTCCTCTCCGCCTGCGGCGGACAGGCTCAATGTAAAAACTTCGTGGTTCAAACCAATTACAAAAATCTTGTAATCAATAATAGTGCAAATATAATGCTCGTTTTCGGCTTGCCCCTTTGCGGGCTGTATCTTGTTAAAGCCGCCAATCTAATGAGAATTAAAGGTTTATAATGGCAAAACTTAACAAACTTGAAGACATTGTATCTCTGTGCAAAAGACGCGGATTCATATTCCAGTCCAGCGAAATCTACGGCGGACTGGCCAGCTGCTATGATTACGGCCCTCTGGGCAGCGAGCTCAAGCGTAACGTCCGCAATGCGTGGTGGAAAAGCACAGTCCAGATGCGTGATGATGTTGTCGGCTTAGACAGCAGCATACTGATGCATCCGATGGTGTGGAAATCATCCGGCCATGCAGACAAGTTCGCCGATCTGATTACAGAATGCAGGAAATGCCATACCAGAACCCGAATAGACCACCTTCTCAACCAAGAGGGGAAAAAGGCCGAGGATATCGGGCAGGACCCCAGAATCATCTCAGACAAGGTATGCCCAAACTGCGGTGCAGTTGGCGAGTTTACCGAGCCGATGGCCTTCAAGCTTATGTTCGAAACTCAGATGGGTGCAAACGCCGATGACAATATGGCCGTATATCTTCGTCCTGAGACAGCTCAGGGGATCTTTGCGAATTTCCGCAACGTGTTAGACAGCACGAGGGTGAAAGTCCCGTTCGGGATCGCGCAGATCGGCAAGAGCTTCAGGAACGAGGTTACAACGAAGGCCTTTATCTTCAGGACTCGCGAGTTTGAGCAGGCCGAGCTGGAATTCTTCTGCGAGCCGGGTACAGACGAGCAGTGGTACGAATTCTGGAAAGAGAAACGTTTCAACTGGTATGTAGAATACGGTATTAACAAAGACAATCTGCGAATGCGCGACCACGATTCAGACGAGCTCGCCCATTACGCAAAGGCCTGTATCGACGTTGAATACCGCTTCCCCTTCGGCAGCGGCGACTGGCAGGAGCTCGAAGGCGTTGCAAACCGCACCGACTACGACCTCCGCAGGCACCAGCAGGGTATGCGTAGTATGAATAATTTCATCGAGTCCGGCAGAGACCTTGCCAAGGTGGAGCTGAAGGACGAGCAGCCGGACTACCACAAAGGCCCGCTCTCATTCTTCGATGAGCAGAAAAAGCAAAGATACATCCCCTATGTAATCGAGCCCAGCGCAGGGGTGGACAGAAGCACCCTTGCCTTCCTCGTGGATGCATACGACGAAGAAGAGGTGAAAGGCGAAACACGCAATCTCCTTCGTTTTCATCCGGACATTGCCCCGATAAAGGCAGCGGTATTTCCGCTGGTGAAGAAGGAGGGAATGCCCGAGATTGCCCACAATATCGTTGACAGCCTCCGAGCACACTGGAACGTTTTCTACGACCAGAAGGGGGCAATCGGCAGGCGATACCGCCGGCAGGACGAAGCCGGCACCCCATTCTGCATTACCGTTGACGGGCAGGTGAAAGAAGACGGCACTGTAACCGTTAGAGACC is a window encoding:
- a CDS encoding DNA polymerase III subunit, with the translated sequence MSLRDIHSQNHIITAFEDSLNAGRVGQSFIFAGQDGVGRFKCAGEIAKLLLCESPEKSEQNGRPFQDSCGKCRSCRLFESGSHPDFKHIYKELNKYSEIPEIRKKSPSEFLISVVREFFVDKAGKKPQLAHKTVFVLSESEKLNQSAQNAILKTLEEPPPHCIIILICTRTDRLLETILSRCQVYNFAPVDREIIAGELEGRGIDRQEAVFWSGFTSGSLGRSIELSSLEAECYSIKKELLEKLESFTLADAVELAEWLGGRSGEIAGALGKTSGAEGKAGLKRQAQTITLNMIMSAAADAMKLAAGSRDLINHDQPEVITSLSEKFDPYQASRLVEDINSSISMIYSYVNEKLIFEDILINFARTKE
- the metG gene encoding methionine--tRNA ligase, producing the protein MPRNIVVTSALPYANGPIHIGHLVEYIQTDIWVRFQKLSGNRCLYFCADDTHGTPIMLSARKQGIKPEQLIEKVHGEHQDDFSSFGVEFENYYTTHSKENRQLSEDIFLKLKEKGSIETREVEQAYCQSCSMFLPDRFIVGKCPKCGAEEQYGDSCDKCGSTYSPTELTNPRCAICGGEPTTKTSKHYFFRLGDYEKQLKEVLASGHAHPSVLKKLDEWFEAGLRDWDISRDGPYFGFKIPGEENKFFYVWLDAPIGYMASCKNWCEKNGFDFNQVWNSPDWELYHFIGKDIMYFHALFWPAMLMGSENKIADKLFVHGFLTVDGEKMSKSKGTFIKAQTFQKHLNPEYLRYYYACKLSDGVEDIDLSLEDFQSRVNADLIGNLVNLASRSVPMLKKKLGGRLGEMDEEGREMVNEILQAKDSIAQSYETLKFSQAVRQIVNLAGNVNRYFDRQQPWITVKEDKEKTLKTLTAVVNAVNALNIYIKPVVPKLSEKLEKILGCEEQGLEDLGILPEGHEVNKFKRLMNRIEKENIEAMIEESKSEQKNSQDAQQTQQQENQLDEPLAPECSFDDFMKVDLRVAEIKKAEHVEGADKLLHLELDIGGITKNVFAGISKAYKPEELEGRLVVCVANLAPRKMRFGVSEGMVAASGPGGKEVFLLSPDSGAKPGQRVH
- a CDS encoding glycine--tRNA ligase, which codes for MMAKLNKLEDIVSLCKRRGFIFQSSEIYGGLASCYDYGPLGSELKRNVRNAWWKSTVQMRDDVVGLDSSILMHPMVWKSSGHADKFADLITECRKCHTRTRIDHLLNQEGKKAEDIGQDPRIISDKVCPNCGAVGEFTEPMAFKLMFETQMGANADDNMAVYLRPETAQGIFANFRNVLDSTRVKVPFGIAQIGKSFRNEVTTKAFIFRTREFEQAELEFFCEPGTDEQWYEFWKEKRFNWYVEYGINKDNLRMRDHDSDELAHYAKACIDVEYRFPFGSGDWQELEGVANRTDYDLRRHQQGMRSMNNFIESGRDLAKVELKDEQPDYHKGPLSFFDEQKKQRYIPYVIEPSAGVDRSTLAFLVDAYDEEEVKGETRNLLRFHPDIAPIKAAVFPLVKKEGMPEIAHNIVDSLRAHWNVFYDQKGAIGRRYRRQDEAGTPFCITVDGQVKEDGTVTVRDRDTMAQERVHQDKLSAYLFEKMSCWGKQ
- the ricT gene encoding PSP1 domain-containing protein; its protein translation is MTDRSHNKHTKRMLVRYGKLGFLGWFSHSEQSLPKTKTKVIIKTERGLELGELVGANSSYVHGNFKGNFNTLQEYFELDHQDYPLAEGGEFVRIATAQDINEAQHVRDSAGEELKICREYVDKLGLKMKIVDFEHIFGGERIVFYFLADGRVDFRELVKQLAQKFQTRIEMRQIGARDEARLISDIETCGQECCCRRYLKILKPVNMRMAKTQKATLDPSKISGHCGRLRCCLRYEDKTYQQLKKELPNRQSWVKTPAGYGRVIDYQILTQILQIQYEDGKMEALPADEVEVLEKMPEEVRIAREAAREKQQQSEQSPRRSDTKAEGKNEREQNCSEKTGGEGEQEEKNRGDSEKQNGNKSQNRKGRKGGKGKSRKAKNWRKNGEKNAQSEGEDETPSETAENE